The Alkalibaculum bacchi genomic interval AGAAGAGAGTTTAAAAATTGCTAAGGAGTTAAATTATACTACTGTGTTTTGGTCTTTATCTTACAAAGATTGGGAAACGGATAACCAACCAGGTAAAGATATAGCTTATGAAAAAATTATAAGCTCTGTACATCCAGGTTGTATTCTTATGCTTCATACAGTATCCCAAAGTAATGTGGAAGCACTAGGGGATGTTATTTCAGATTTAAAAGACCAAGGATACACTTTTAAATCTTTAGAAGAGTTTTCGTAAGCTAACGAGCTCTAATCTACCTAGAGCAGTAAAGCATTTAAACAATTGTTTAACCATCCTTCCACAATTGCCTAACAAATGTTCAACTATTGTTAAAAAGTAGAACTTAGAGCTTATAACGAAAAAGTCGTACCAAATTCCAAGGTATGAACAAAAGGAACGGACATAAATCTTCAATTTTCTTATAAAAACTACAGGTATATTTGAAAGATTTGCACATATAAATAGTATATATATAGGAGGTGTATAGCATGGACGATCAAAAAATAATGGGAACGGGTAAAGTAGAGTTAATATCTAGAGAAGAACTAAGATTATCTGGGGTTAAAGATGTACATAGTTTTAATGAAGAGACAGTTATTTTAGAGACGCATTTGGGTTTATTAACTATAGGTGGTCAGGATTTACATATTGTCAAATTAAATTTAGAGGGTGGAGAACTAGAGGTAAAGGGAATCATTGATTCTTTTGTTTATAGCGATGAAAGTAGTCTATTTAAAAAAGGAGAAGGTATTTTTAGCAGATTATTTAAATAGAGTTTAGGGGACAATCATGAATGAAAATATCTATTTGCAAGTCTATGTATTCCTCTATACTTTGTATGGAGGAATAATCATTGGAATTCTTTACGACTTTGTAGATGTCTTAATAAATGACAATCTCATTAAAAGAAGATCTATTTCAGATTTATTGTTTTGGGCTTTTGCTTTTAGCATTATTGTAGGGCTATTGTTTTATGTTAATAATATCAATTTTAGATTTTATAATCTTTTAGGATTTGGTTTAGGATGGTTTATTTACTTCTTTACCTTAAGTAAACTAGTTCGAAGGGTATTTCATTTAATCAAGGAGATTATTAGGCTAATTGGTAGAAAAATAATTTGTTTTTTTAAAATCATTACTTTTCCGATTAGAAAGATTGCACAAAAGAGCAAGGCAGTGAATAATTTATGGAGAAAGATTATCAACAAAGTAGTGAAAGATTTTAAAAAATATAAATCATATTTATTCAAGAGTTGATAAGTCTTGTGTTTTCCCTCATTTTGTGAAATAATATATCTATTAATAACAAAGGGGAAGCGTAGATAGTGAAAAAGAAAAGAAAAATAAATAAAGGTCGACTGCTAATTATCGTAGGAATACTTTGCTTTTTTCTTTATAATATTATCTCCGTAGAAGTGCAGTATTATCAACTCAAGAATCAAAAAAAAGAACTTGAGCTTCAGCTATCCCAAGAAAAGGACAAACTAGAACAATTAGATAATGAGCTTACTCAAATGGAATCTGAAAAATATATTGAGATGTTAGCCAGGAAATATTTTGGACTAGTCTACCCTGAAGAAAAAGTAATAATAGAAGTAGAATCTGAAGAAAAGTAGTTATTATTGGTATCAATTATTATTTATAATATATGAGGAGGATTTTTGTCAATGCCATTTGAGGTAAATCAAATAGTAGAAGGTGTAGTAAAAAGCATTACAAAATTTGGTGCATTTGTTGATATTGGAGGCAAAGTTGGTTTAGTCCATATCTCTGAAGTAGCAGATGGATTTGTAAAGGAAGTTTCAGACTATTTAAAAGAAAATGACACTGTAAAAGTAAAGATTATTTCCATCAATGAAGGGAAAGTAGGATTATCCATACGACAAGCGCAACCTAAAAAGGAACAACCCCCAAAACAGCAACCCCCCAAACAACAATATAAGCCAAGAAATAATCATTATAAGAAGAACGAAAGCAACAATCACGCCCCTACTTTTGATGATCAACTTAGTCAATTCCTAAAGGATAGTGAAGAAAGACAACAAGCTCTTAAGAAAAACGCTAAGAAAGCAAAAAATAGGTGTTTTAATAGATAATATAGAGAACAATAAAAGCATCCTAAGGGATGCTTTTATTGTTCTCTAGGTGGTAAGGTGGTAAGCTTCAAGGTGGTAAGTAAAAACAACTCGCCTTTAGGCGAGATAAAGACCTACGCGGAGGGACCTCAGTCATCCAGAGCGCAGTGAAGGATCTTTGCGAAATTAACTACGTGCAACTAGAATTTAAAATAGAAGAACTGGATGTGCAAATTGAAAGATAAGCTCGCCGAAGGCGGGTAAATGCTTTTGCTTACCACCTTACCACCTCGTACCACCTTACCACCTTAACCGGAAGGAGCTTTCAAATGAAAAAATACGCCGTAATTGATATTGGAACAAATTCTACACGACTTCTTATTGCCTCTGTTGAGGAGGATAGAATTATTCATAGAGAAAAGCATTTAATTACTACTCGCATGGGACAAGGAGTGGATGAGAATAAGATCATTAATCAAGAGACTATTCTCAGAAATGTAGAAGCTCTTAAAGAGTTTAAAGAACTAAGTGAGAGTAAAGGAGTCGATGGGTTTATTGTTTTTGGTACCAGTGCCCTTAGGGATGCGAAAAATGCCAGTGAATTTATAGATTTGGCTAAGAAGGACTTGGGTTTAACAGTAGATATTTTAGATGGTCAGACAGAAGCTAGATATGCTTTTTTAGGTGTAAGTGAACAATATAAGGGAGAGCCTATTATTATTATGGATGTAGGAGGGGGCAGTACAGAGTTAATTTGTGCAGCTAAGGGCAGAATTTTAAATAGTATAAGTTTTGATATGGGCGCAGTGCGGATGACAGAGAGATTTATAAAAAATGATCCACCTATAGACCGAGAGCTAAGAGATATTAGTCATATGGTACAGGAAACCTTAAGAGCAGCAAATAAAATGGAGGAATCTTTTACAATAATTGGTGTAGGGGGAACAGCTACCACATTGTCTCAAATAGTTCAAGAAATGGAAGAGTATACTCCAGAAAAAATACACAATAGTGAAGTTTTTTTAGAAGATATAGATAAAATGATTAAAAAATTTTCTATGCTTAAAGATGAACAGCGAAAAAAAATCTTGGGACTAAATCCTCAAAGATCTGATATCATAACAGCTGGCGCCATCATTGTTTCTGAAGTTTTAAAGCGTTATAAAAAGGAATCTTTTAAGACAAGTGATTACGATAATTTAGAAGGTGCTATTTTTAATTTTTTAAAAAAGTAAAAAAAGTTATTGACGAATAGTTGAAGATGTACTATAATAATTTTTGTCCCTTGTGGACAAGCCGAAGTGGCGGAACTGGCAGACGCACAGGACTTAAAATCCTGCGGTCCTTAAAGACCGTACCGGTTCGATTCCGGTCTTCGGCACCAATTAAGTTGTAAGTTATAAGATCTACGTTGTAAGTAAAAGCATTATAATCACCAAAGGTGATTTAAATACTTAGAACATAAAACATAGAACTTAGAACTAATAGCGCGGGATGGAGCAGCTTGGTAGCTCGTCGGGCTCATAACCCGGAGGTCGTAGGTTCGAATCCTGCTCCCGCAACCAAATAATATGGCGGCGTAGCTCAGTTGGCTAGAGCACACGGTTCATACCCGTGGTGTCAGCGGTTCAAATCCGTTCGCCGCTACCATTAATAAATAAATAGTGGCCCTATGGTCAAGCGGTTAAGACATCGCCCTTTCACGGCGGTATCCCGGGTTCGATTCCCGGTGGGGTCACCATATAACAATGAACAGTGAAAAATAAATAATGAACAATGTACGATAAAGGCTAGCACCAGGGAATCGAACCCTGAGAGGGTTTCGGAACGGTGCGAAGCAATTCAATATGCTAAATGCATATTGAATAGTGAAGAAATCTCTGAGTGAGCCAAGCGAACGAAGAGGGTAGACGCGAAGCGGATACTTCCCGGTGGGGTCACCATATAATAATGAACAATGAACAATGAATAATGAACAATGTTTAAATAGAGTCATAAGTTTAATAGTCACCATAGGTGACTTAATTACTTAGAACTTGCAACATAGAACATACAACTAATATGGTCGCATAGCTCAGCTGGGAGAGCACCTGCCTTACAAGCAGGGGGTCATAGGTTCGAGCCCTATTGCGACCACCATTTAATAATGAACAGTGAAAAATGAATGATGAACAATGAAAAGTTTTAAAACAACAGTCCCGTAGGTGACTTAATTACTTAGAACTTAAAACGTAGAACATACAACTAATATGGTCGCATAGCTCAGCTGGGAGAGCACCTGCCTTACAAGCAGGGGGTCATAGGTTCGAGCCCTATTGCGACCACCAAACTTAATAATAAGCAATGAATAGTTAACTTCTAGTTTATACTTTTGTATAGGTTAGAAGTTTTTTTATTATATAGATGGGCGGTTGGACGGGAAAACTTTAATAGTGGAAGGTGAAAGGTGGAAGGTGGAAGGTGGAAAACTCGCCTATAGGCGAGGTAAAGACCCAAGCTCCTGCAGTAGTCATCCTGGAGCCCAGCGAAGGATCTAAGACCTAAAAGGAATACCCGAGTACGCTGGCTGCTGGTCGCTGATTGCTATTTTTATTCCGCATTTTTTTACAAAATTCCTATATAGCCTTTGTTATAATCGTAAGTAATTTACTACTATAATAGGGGGAGAGGGTATGGCCTCTAATTTTCAGACAAGCGTACAAAAGAAGAGTATAAAAAAGGGATATCAATTCCTTGAAGATAATAATCGTTTTTTTTCAGTAAAAGATTTGTTTATATTAGTATGTGGCTTTATTTTGAGCAGAGGGTATTTTACAAGCTATCTAATGCCATTTGGATATTCTTTATATTGCTACATTTTATATTATGATAAGAAAAAATGGTGGCTAGGAAGTTGTTTAATACTAGGGATTTTAACCACTGGTGAATATGGAGTATTGATTAAGAATCTTTTGGTTTATGGGCTTATGACTATTGCTTATTTTAAATTGTTCAAGCATATTACAAGAAAGTGGCAGCTTGCTGTCTTGATGAGCATAAGCATTATTATTGTAGGTTTGCTCATGAATTCATTTCAAGCTAATTACCTATTTGATACAGTGCTTGTTTTTGTTGAGAGCTTATTATCTTTGTCTCTATTTTACATATACAATGTAGCTATAAGTCTATTTATAAATCGTAATCGAAAAATATACTCTAATCAAGAAATTGTATGTTTAGGTATATTTGTATCTGTATTGATACTAGGATTAAACAATATTGAGTATTTTGGCATATCTATACCCACAGTTTTAACAGTATTTCTAATTCTGCTCTTTAGTTTGCGTATAGGGATAAGCGTATCAGCGCCATTAGGTATGATACTAGGTCTTGTGCAAAATTTAAGTACAAACTCTAATCCTTTGCTTATTGTGATTTACGGTCTATGCGGTATTGTATCGGGGGTTTTTCGAGATGGAGGAAAAGTAATGGTTATTACAGGCTTTATAGTCAGTAATGCCATGATGGCTTTTTATTTAAATGGCTCAACGGAAGTCTTTGTCCACCTACAAGAGATTATTATTGCTTCTGTAATTATTTTGATTATTCCTAAAGCTCTATGGGATAAGGTTCATTTTTTCAATTTTGACAAAGTAAATGAATCTTATCAATCCTTCTGCAAAGAGAGAATTAATGAGAACTTGCGAACTAGGCTAAATAAATACTCGATATTATTAAAACAAATGGGGACAAGCTTTTTTAATCCAGAATATGAAAATATGGAAGTGTATCACAAAGTTTTTGATAAAATCACAAATTGTGTCTGCAAAGAATGCTATCTAGCTCAAAAATGTTGGAAGACGAATGGAGAAAACA includes:
- the yabP gene encoding sporulation protein YabP, whose translation is MDDQKIMGTGKVELISREELRLSGVKDVHSFNEETVILETHLGLLTIGGQDLHIVKLNLEGGELEVKGIIDSFVYSDESSLFKKGEGIFSRLFK
- the yabQ gene encoding spore cortex biosynthesis protein YabQ, producing MNENIYLQVYVFLYTLYGGIIIGILYDFVDVLINDNLIKRRSISDLLFWAFAFSIIVGLLFYVNNINFRFYNLLGFGLGWFIYFFTLSKLVRRVFHLIKEIIRLIGRKIICFFKIITFPIRKIAQKSKAVNNLWRKIINKVVKDFKKYKSYLFKS
- a CDS encoding FtsB family cell division protein, producing the protein MKKKRKINKGRLLIIVGILCFFLYNIISVEVQYYQLKNQKKELELQLSQEKDKLEQLDNELTQMESEKYIEMLARKYFGLVYPEEKVIIEVESEEK
- a CDS encoding S1 RNA-binding domain-containing protein translates to MPFEVNQIVEGVVKSITKFGAFVDIGGKVGLVHISEVADGFVKEVSDYLKENDTVKVKIISINEGKVGLSIRQAQPKKEQPPKQQPPKQQYKPRNNHYKKNESNNHAPTFDDQLSQFLKDSEERQQALKKNAKKAKNRCFNR
- a CDS encoding Ppx/GppA phosphatase family protein, which codes for MKKYAVIDIGTNSTRLLIASVEEDRIIHREKHLITTRMGQGVDENKIINQETILRNVEALKEFKELSESKGVDGFIVFGTSALRDAKNASEFIDLAKKDLGLTVDILDGQTEARYAFLGVSEQYKGEPIIIMDVGGGSTELICAAKGRILNSISFDMGAVRMTERFIKNDPPIDRELRDISHMVQETLRAANKMEESFTIIGVGGTATTLSQIVQEMEEYTPEKIHNSEVFLEDIDKMIKKFSMLKDEQRKKILGLNPQRSDIITAGAIIVSEVLKRYKKESFKTSDYDNLEGAIFNFLKK
- the spoIIE gene encoding stage II sporulation protein E, coding for MASNFQTSVQKKSIKKGYQFLEDNNRFFSVKDLFILVCGFILSRGYFTSYLMPFGYSLYCYILYYDKKKWWLGSCLILGILTTGEYGVLIKNLLVYGLMTIAYFKLFKHITRKWQLAVLMSISIIIVGLLMNSFQANYLFDTVLVFVESLLSLSLFYIYNVAISLFINRNRKIYSNQEIVCLGIFVSVLILGLNNIEYFGISIPTVLTVFLILLFSLRIGISVSAPLGMILGLVQNLSTNSNPLLIVIYGLCGIVSGVFRDGGKVMVITGFIVSNAMMAFYLNGSTEVFVHLQEIIIASVIILIIPKALWDKVHFFNFDKVNESYQSFCKERINENLRTRLNKYSILLKQMGTSFFNPEYENMEVYHKVFDKITNCVCKECYLAQKCWKTNGENTYKMFLEVAQILEEEPVDYSSKVFEELSTMCICDEDLLEQFKFQVQFINAEKEMIHRISQNNLFVSNQLEFAGELIQDMKNSLNDKWLIKSDEERNVFVELDKNDISVEKLYVIQEANERYKVTIASNKRLQEAISKDKIPRMLSDVLDVKIGLDNEMFSSEYGGHLYIYRELSEYRISTGLVSYSSVAGEKSGDIFSDKTLENGNRVLALCDGMGIGDNAYEESDTTMNLLEKFMEAGIDKTVMIKNINSVLMLRNEKETFSTLDYVLFDTFTGVAEFNKIGAAITLIIQDGKVKLLRGQSLPVGILDEIAIESITLSLGEGDLIVMMTDGIFECCNNTEAVEEWITNAVKNISSNNPQKIADKIFTQFKAICPNPKDDITILVGRVWKV